A region from the Mucilaginibacter sp. CSA2-8R genome encodes:
- the rpe gene encoding ribulose-phosphate 3-epimerase, translating to MKHLTAPSVLAADFANLQRDIEMLNRSQADWIHVDIMDGMFVPNISFGLPVVEAIKRYAAKPLDVHLMIVEPDRYLKAFADAGAAHITVHYEACTHLHRTIQAIKDLGCKAGVALNPHTPVALLEDIITDLDIVLIMSVNPGFGGQKFIPNTYKKIQQLKALSEVRNPDLFIEIDGGVNLQNAADLVTTGANVLVAGNFVFSSNDPVQTISSLHDITPTKFV from the coding sequence ATGAAGCACCTAACTGCTCCTTCTGTTTTAGCCGCTGACTTTGCCAACCTGCAGCGTGATATTGAAATGCTGAACCGCAGCCAGGCCGACTGGATACATGTGGATATCATGGACGGCATGTTTGTACCCAATATATCCTTTGGGTTACCAGTTGTAGAAGCCATTAAACGTTATGCCGCCAAGCCGCTTGATGTACACCTGATGATTGTTGAGCCCGACCGTTACCTCAAAGCATTTGCCGATGCGGGTGCGGCGCATATCACTGTACATTACGAGGCTTGCACTCATTTACACCGCACCATACAGGCTATTAAAGATTTGGGCTGTAAAGCAGGCGTTGCCCTTAACCCGCATACGCCTGTAGCGCTGCTCGAGGATATTATAACCGATCTTGACATTGTACTAATTATGTCTGTCAACCCTGGCTTTGGCGGGCAAAAATTTATCCCTAATACTTATAAAAAAATTCAGCAGCTTAAAGCGTTGAGTGAAGTACGCAACCCTGACCTTTTTATTGAGATTGATGGTGGTGTGAACCTGCAAAACGCTGCCGATTTAGTAACTACCGGTGCCAATGTGCTGGTGGCGGGCAACTTCGTTTTCTCATCGAATGATCCGGTACAAACCATATCATCCCTGCACGATATCACGCCGACTAAATTTGTATAA
- the serC gene encoding 3-phosphoserine/phosphohydroxythreonine transaminase → MKHNFGAGPGILPHEVLKQAAEAVVNFNGIGLSILEISHRSAEFEAVLDEAVKLVKELLQVPTGYSVLFLQGGASQQFAMVPYNLLPEGGKAAYLETGVWANKAAKEAKYFGNVELVATSKESNFTYIPKDYEIPADAAYFHITSNNTIYGTQLQEFKKSPVPVVSDMSSDIFSRHISVEDFGLIYAGAQKNMGPAGVTLVIVKDDILGKVDRKIPAMFNYQTQIEGGSMYNTPPVFAIYVSMLTLRWLKAKGGVAAIEQENNAKAEQLYREIDRNPLFKGVAAIEDRSKMNVCFVMNNPEHEKPFLKLCDEKGIVGIKGHRSVGGFRASIYNALPITSVHTLIDTMQDFAEKIK, encoded by the coding sequence ATGAAACATAATTTTGGTGCCGGACCCGGCATTCTTCCTCATGAAGTTTTGAAGCAAGCAGCTGAGGCTGTAGTAAATTTTAACGGCATTGGCTTGTCCATTCTCGAAATTTCACACCGCTCGGCAGAGTTCGAGGCGGTTTTAGATGAGGCAGTTAAATTAGTTAAAGAACTGCTGCAAGTTCCAACAGGTTACTCGGTATTGTTTTTACAAGGCGGTGCCAGCCAGCAATTTGCCATGGTACCTTACAACCTGTTACCCGAAGGTGGCAAAGCCGCTTACCTGGAAACCGGTGTTTGGGCTAACAAAGCTGCCAAAGAAGCCAAGTATTTTGGTAATGTTGAATTGGTTGCAACTTCTAAAGAAAGCAACTTTACCTACATCCCTAAAGATTACGAAATACCGGCTGATGCAGCTTATTTCCATATTACCTCTAACAATACCATTTACGGTACCCAGCTGCAGGAATTTAAAAAATCACCTGTGCCGGTAGTATCAGATATGTCTTCAGATATTTTTAGTCGCCACATCAGCGTAGAAGATTTCGGGCTGATTTATGCCGGTGCGCAAAAAAATATGGGGCCTGCCGGTGTAACGCTTGTGATTGTAAAGGATGACATACTGGGCAAGGTTGACCGTAAAATACCTGCGATGTTTAACTATCAAACGCAGATTGAAGGCGGATCAATGTACAACACGCCGCCGGTCTTTGCTATTTATGTGTCTATGCTTACCCTGCGATGGTTAAAAGCTAAGGGTGGTGTTGCCGCTATTGAGCAGGAAAATAATGCTAAAGCAGAGCAGTTGTACCGCGAGATTGACCGCAATCCATTGTTTAAAGGTGTTGCCGCTATAGAAGACCGCTCAAAAATGAATGTTTGTTTCGTAATGAATAATCCGGAACATGAGAAACCATTTCTGAAATTGTGTGATGAAAAGGGCATTGTGGGTATTAAAGGGCACCGCAGTGTAGGAGGCTTCAGGGCATCTATTTATAATGCGTTGCCTATAACCAGCGTTCATACCCTGATTGATACTATGCAGGATTTTGCTGAGAAAATTAAATAA
- a CDS encoding D-2-hydroxyacid dehydrogenase, whose product MFKLLANDGIDPVGKQMLEEAGFVVDTNHIPQEELPVKLQAYDAITVRSATKVRKALIDQCPDLKLIGRGGVGVDNIDVEYALEKGVAVHNTPAASSASVAELVFAHLFTGVRFLQDANRKMPVEGATKFNDLKKAYAKGIELRGKTIGILGFGRIGRETAKIAYGLGMDVLAFDVHPSVTELELELVGGIKVSVPVKYADKNEVIEKSDFISLHVPFSPEPVIGAAEFEMMKKGAGLVNCSRGGTVDEDALLEALNSGKLAFAGLDVFDNEPTPRTDLLQHPKISLTPHIGASTNEAQERIGVELATLIINHFESLK is encoded by the coding sequence ATGTTTAAACTACTTGCTAATGATGGTATTGACCCGGTAGGTAAGCAAATGCTTGAAGAAGCCGGATTTGTTGTTGATACTAACCACATACCTCAAGAAGAACTGCCTGTAAAGCTGCAGGCTTATGATGCTATTACAGTGCGTAGCGCCACTAAAGTGCGCAAAGCGTTAATTGACCAATGCCCTGACTTAAAATTGATTGGCCGTGGTGGTGTAGGCGTTGATAATATAGATGTTGAATACGCCTTGGAAAAAGGTGTTGCAGTGCATAACACGCCTGCAGCATCGTCTGCCTCGGTAGCTGAGTTGGTATTTGCTCATTTATTTACCGGTGTTCGGTTTTTGCAGGATGCAAACCGCAAGATGCCGGTTGAAGGCGCTACCAAATTTAATGATTTAAAAAAGGCGTATGCCAAAGGTATCGAGCTAAGAGGTAAAACTATCGGTATATTGGGTTTCGGCCGCATAGGCCGCGAAACTGCTAAAATAGCTTATGGCTTAGGCATGGATGTGCTGGCGTTTGACGTACACCCATCAGTTACCGAACTTGAGTTAGAGTTAGTCGGTGGTATCAAAGTAAGCGTTCCGGTAAAATATGCTGATAAGAATGAAGTGATTGAAAAAAGCGATTTCATTTCGTTGCACGTACCTTTTAGTCCTGAACCGGTTATTGGTGCTGCCGAATTTGAAATGATGAAAAAAGGTGCCGGCCTGGTTAACTGTTCGCGTGGTGGTACTGTTGACGAAGATGCTTTGCTGGAAGCACTCAATAGCGGGAAGCTGGCATTTGCAGGTTTAGACGTTTTTGATAACGAGCCTACTCCGCGTACAGATTTGCTGCAGCATCCTAAAATCTCTTTAACACCGCACATTGGTGCATCTACCAACGAAGCGCAGGAGCGTATAGGTGTAGAATTGGCTACGCTGATCATTAATCATTTTGAGAGCCTTAAATAG
- a CDS encoding MBL fold metallo-hydrolase, whose protein sequence is MNLTIHGAARQVTGSMHLLEVNQYKILIDCGLDYEKDRNIQANEDFPFNPAAIDVVILTHAHIDHSGNLPTLIRMGFDGQILCTPPTAELAELLLMDSVNIFLNKQHKSRKHGRGRSHQNRQPLYLQKHVMDTVERMVTIGFNKPFRLNGDIELTFVPVGHLLGAAAAVLKINDNGQEKSIAFTGDIGRKNYPVLNDPQPLPPVDYLVSESTYGGRLHTQGQTVEEVLIETIDKACIKESGRLIIPAFSIGRTQALVYSLNKIFSNGLLPPVKVFVDSPLAAVSTRVFRKHHALLNDEAQEFYRHRGDEFEFDNLTYVESLKDSKQISNYFEPCIIISSAGMLEGGRIQDHLYYNIQNYYCTILFIGYCAKGTLGHRLLRGDPIVHIKDRELAVYATIKKTDLFSAHGDHNDLVDTVKQQKQDNLKQVFLVHGETESMQALADSLTQDGYQVNMPEKGVTYLL, encoded by the coding sequence ATGAATTTAACTATACACGGGGCAGCCCGGCAGGTTACCGGAAGCATGCATTTGCTGGAAGTTAACCAATATAAAATACTGATTGATTGCGGCCTGGACTACGAAAAAGACCGCAACATACAAGCCAACGAAGATTTCCCGTTTAACCCGGCTGCTATCGATGTAGTAATACTTACACATGCACATATTGACCATTCGGGTAATTTACCTACGCTTATCCGTATGGGGTTTGACGGGCAGATTTTATGCACCCCTCCTACCGCCGAATTAGCAGAACTGCTGCTGATGGACTCGGTAAATATATTTTTAAATAAGCAACACAAAAGCCGCAAACACGGCCGGGGCCGGTCGCATCAAAACCGCCAGCCATTATACCTGCAAAAACACGTGATGGACACGGTTGAACGCATGGTAACTATTGGATTTAATAAGCCCTTCAGGCTTAATGGCGACATTGAATTAACCTTTGTGCCTGTAGGCCATTTGTTAGGTGCCGCGGCGGCTGTTTTGAAAATAAATGATAACGGCCAGGAAAAATCCATTGCCTTTACAGGCGACATCGGCCGTAAAAATTACCCGGTACTTAATGATCCGCAACCTTTGCCGCCGGTTGATTACCTGGTTTCAGAATCCACTTACGGAGGCCGCTTACATACCCAGGGGCAAACTGTTGAAGAAGTATTGATCGAAACCATCGATAAAGCCTGCATTAAAGAATCCGGCCGTTTAATTATACCTGCATTCAGCATCGGGCGTACGCAAGCACTGGTGTATTCACTCAACAAAATATTTAGTAACGGGTTATTGCCACCGGTTAAGGTATTTGTGGACAGTCCGCTGGCTGCTGTATCTACCCGGGTATTTCGTAAACATCATGCTTTATTAAATGACGAGGCACAGGAATTTTACCGGCACCGAGGTGATGAGTTTGAGTTTGATAACTTAACTTACGTAGAAAGCCTGAAAGATAGCAAGCAAATATCTAACTACTTTGAACCTTGTATCATCATATCCTCGGCAGGCATGCTGGAGGGCGGGCGCATACAAGACCATTTATACTATAATATCCAAAACTACTATTGTACCATTTTATTTATCGGCTATTGCGCTAAAGGCACATTAGGCCATCGCTTGCTCCGCGGTGATCCTATTGTACACATTAAAGATCGCGAACTTGCTGTGTATGCCACCATCAAAAAAACAGACTTATTTAGCGCGCACGGCGACCATAACGATTTGGTTGATACCGTAAAACAACAAAAACAGGATAACCTGAAACAAGTTTTTCTCGTACACGGCGAGACAGAAAGTATGCAGGCTTTAGCCGATTCGCTAACACAGGACGGCTACCAGGTAAACATGCCCGAAAAAGGTGTTACTTATTTGTTATAA